One stretch of Chitinophaga pendula DNA includes these proteins:
- a CDS encoding DUF4142 domain-containing protein: MKRVSVFALAAITAWTLQSCGGSNTNNNTGDSVDSAKTINETVKPVDEKSSEFAIKAASGGMMEVALGKLAQEKGMNQRVKDFGAMMDRDHTKANDELKNLAAAKNITLPATAGEDHQKHIDNLSKKNGKDFDKDYIKMMVDDHKEDIDLFEKAAKDAQDPEIKAFAENTLPTLRAHLDSAKAVWEVIK, translated from the coding sequence ATGAAAAGAGTAAGCGTATTCGCCTTGGCAGCTATTACCGCCTGGACCTTACAATCCTGCGGCGGCAGTAACACAAACAATAACACCGGCGACAGCGTAGACAGCGCCAAAACCATCAACGAAACCGTAAAACCGGTAGATGAAAAATCCTCGGAATTCGCTATCAAAGCAGCCAGCGGAGGTATGATGGAAGTAGCCTTGGGCAAATTGGCACAGGAAAAAGGTATGAATCAACGGGTGAAAGATTTCGGCGCCATGATGGACCGCGATCATACCAAAGCCAATGATGAACTGAAAAACCTGGCCGCAGCTAAGAATATCACCTTACCCGCTACCGCCGGCGAAGATCACCAGAAACACATCGACAACCTGAGCAAAAAGAATGGCAAAGACTTCGATAAAGACTATATCAAAATGATGGTAGACGACCATAAAGAAGATATAGACCTCTTTGAAAAAGCTGCGAAAGATGCACAGGATCCAGAGATCAAAGCCTTCGCAGAAAATACCCTCCCCACACTCCGGGCACACCTGGACTCTGCTAAAGCAGTGTGGGAAGTAATAAAATAA
- a CDS encoding GNAT family N-acetyltransferase, whose amino-acid sequence MELNIKHNEKLHRFEAEIDGEFAFIEYSRFPDGIIFNHTEVPQALEGQGIAAQLAKYVLEYARREHLRVVPLCPYVNAYVKKHPEYNELTQGF is encoded by the coding sequence ATGGAGTTGAACATTAAACACAATGAGAAGCTGCATCGTTTTGAGGCAGAGATAGACGGCGAATTTGCTTTTATAGAGTACAGCCGTTTCCCGGACGGGATTATTTTCAATCATACGGAGGTACCGCAAGCATTGGAGGGGCAAGGTATAGCTGCCCAGCTGGCGAAGTATGTGCTGGAGTATGCGCGTCGCGAGCATTTGCGGGTGGTACCGTTGTGTCCTTACGTGAATGCGTATGTTAAAAAGCATCCGGAATATAACGAGCTTACCCAGGGATTTTAG
- a CDS encoding OsmC family protein → MTNTSLPDRPPISKGEAIVATPDVVVTGTGAQYQVNVSARGHHWLADEPVEVGGADTAPQPGELLLSSLGACTAITLQMYANRKQWPLENVKITLRFNKADKPDGDTTVIDREIALFGPLSAEQQQRLMQIADACPIHKVLTHPVIIQTKPA, encoded by the coding sequence ATGACGAATACCTCCTTACCGGATCGGCCTCCTATTTCAAAAGGCGAGGCGATCGTGGCGACACCAGATGTGGTAGTAACGGGTACGGGAGCGCAGTACCAGGTGAATGTGTCGGCCCGTGGACATCACTGGCTGGCGGATGAGCCTGTGGAAGTTGGCGGTGCGGATACGGCGCCGCAGCCCGGGGAGTTGTTATTATCGAGCCTGGGAGCTTGTACGGCTATTACGTTGCAGATGTATGCCAATCGTAAGCAATGGCCGTTGGAGAATGTGAAGATCACTTTACGATTTAACAAGGCGGATAAACCTGACGGGGATACGACGGTGATAGACCGTGAGATCGCTTTGTTCGGGCCATTGTCTGCGGAGCAGCAGCAGCGGTTGATGCAGATTGCGGATGCCTGTCCGATACATAAGGTGTTGACACATCCTGTGATCATCCAGACTAAACCAGCATAA
- a CDS encoding DUF6691 family protein: MSNIKYLLAGAFFGIVLVKAEVVSWFRIQEMFQLTSFHMYGVIFTAILTAMLSLQVIKRAGIKTILGAPISVAPKTFNKGQLFGGLLFGLGWAITGACPGPLFALIGNGFTVVIVTLFSAIAGTWVYGAVKNRLPH; this comes from the coding sequence ATGAGCAACATTAAATATTTACTAGCGGGCGCTTTTTTTGGTATTGTGCTGGTGAAGGCGGAGGTGGTGAGTTGGTTCCGTATACAGGAGATGTTTCAGCTGACATCTTTTCATATGTACGGGGTGATCTTTACGGCTATTCTGACGGCGATGTTGTCGTTGCAGGTGATCAAGCGGGCAGGTATAAAAACCATCTTGGGCGCCCCGATATCGGTAGCGCCCAAGACGTTCAATAAAGGTCAGCTATTCGGCGGGCTGCTTTTCGGTCTTGGGTGGGCCATTACAGGCGCCTGTCCCGGACCTTTGTTTGCACTTATCGGCAATGGGTTCACGGTTGTCATTGTAACACTATTCAGTGCTATTGCCGGCACGTGGGTGTATGGAGCCGTTAAGAATCGATTACCTCATTAA
- a CDS encoding (4Fe-4S)-binding protein has translation MTNITKHYSNGEVTVVWKPDVCVHSKVCWNGLPAVFDPKARPWIAINGAETERIVEQVKRCPSGALTYYMNEAAEQEGAPDISAESVVETVPNGPLLVYGNIVVKDHSGQEVRKHKVTAFCRCGASGNKPFCDGSHVKAGFQG, from the coding sequence ATGACCAACATAACAAAACATTATAGTAATGGTGAGGTAACGGTGGTATGGAAGCCGGATGTGTGTGTGCATTCCAAGGTTTGCTGGAATGGGTTGCCCGCTGTATTTGATCCGAAGGCGCGGCCATGGATTGCTATCAACGGAGCGGAGACGGAGCGGATCGTGGAGCAGGTAAAGCGATGTCCGTCTGGTGCGCTGACCTATTACATGAACGAGGCGGCGGAGCAGGAAGGGGCGCCGGATATAAGTGCGGAGAGTGTTGTAGAGACGGTGCCCAATGGGCCGTTGTTAGTATATGGTAATATTGTGGTGAAGGATCATAGTGGTCAGGAGGTGCGTAAGCATAAGGTGACTGCTTTTTGCCGATGCGGGGCATCGGGTAATAAACCATTCTGTGACGGGTCTCATGTGAAGGCCGGTTTTCAGGGATAA
- a CDS encoding YeeE/YedE family protein yields MELLTQPWHWAVSGFLIGLVVPLLLLLGNKAFGISSSLRHICAACLPANLSFFKYDWRKESWNLFFVGGILLGGFIAGHWLRDPHAVEIAAATRERLAGYGIYDHSRLLPPEIFSWSQLLTWKGLIFFVIGGFLVGFGTRYAGGCTSGHAIMGIANLQWPSMVATACFMAGGFFCTHVILPWVFGLVS; encoded by the coding sequence ATGGAACTTCTCACACAACCCTGGCACTGGGCTGTTTCCGGTTTTCTTATCGGATTAGTGGTGCCTTTATTATTGTTGTTAGGCAATAAAGCCTTTGGAATATCTTCTTCTCTGCGGCATATCTGTGCTGCCTGTTTACCTGCCAACCTATCTTTTTTCAAATATGACTGGCGGAAAGAATCCTGGAATTTATTTTTTGTCGGCGGCATTCTGCTAGGCGGTTTTATTGCCGGGCATTGGCTGCGGGACCCGCATGCTGTGGAGATTGCGGCGGCTACGCGTGAGCGGCTGGCTGGTTATGGTATTTACGATCATTCGCGGTTATTGCCACCGGAGATCTTTTCGTGGTCGCAGTTACTGACCTGGAAGGGGTTGATCTTTTTTGTGATCGGCGGTTTCCTGGTGGGCTTTGGTACGCGTTACGCCGGCGGTTGTACGTCGGGGCATGCGATCATGGGCATAGCGAATCTGCAATGGCCATCTATGGTGGCCACTGCTTGTTTTATGGCAGGTGGTTTTTTCTGCACGCATGTGATATTGCCCTGGGTATTCGGGCTAGTCTCCTAA